From a region of the Salvelinus alpinus chromosome 2, SLU_Salpinus.1, whole genome shotgun sequence genome:
- the LOC139564941 gene encoding zinc finger protein 436-like — protein MSKIQLLNVFLRERLIAAAVEIFGVVENTIVEYQEEISRSKEESKRLQKLLDLVIKPQIKLHRAEPRQHVSEEEEMRGLSLRQESSEPAQSTVEQDFRTRLVEEQLQGPESHSHNIEFVFTPPCVKSGFDQDPWPSHLFKTQIVEDNEINNLSSTLVEHMKTEPDGEGYGVPTSDPQFLFAVNAHCSAAPSETMSPPPRKTKRGRPFRHIGTLSEFMKRRASYERFRCHVCGKGFPARKGLGDHMTTHTGERPHSCHLCGKGFKVKSHLNEHIRVHTGEKPFVCPVCGKAFRQDAHMKGHLRRTHKENPYRCHDCGESFSQMGELQVHRTVACGPIVLGL, from the exons ATGTCAAAAATACAATTGCTCAATGTGTTTCTGCGTGAGCGATTGATAGCGGCTGCTGTAGAGATATTTGGAGTAGTTGAAAATACGATAGTAGAGTATCAAGAAGAAATCTCCCGTTCGAAAGAGGAGAGCAAACGGTTACAGAAGCTGTTGGATTTGGTCATTAAACCACAAATCAAGTTACATAGAGCAG AACCTAGGCAGCATGTCTCAGaagaagaggagatgaggggCCTCAGTCTGCGGCAAGAAAGTTCAGAGCCCGCACAAAGTACAGTGGAACAGGACTTCAGGACGAGACTGGTAGAAGAGCAATTGCAAGGGCCTGAGTCTCATAGTCATAACATAGAGTTTGTGTTCACTCCTCCTTGTGTGAAAAGTGGGTTTGACCAGGACCCTTGGCCCTCGCACCTTTTTAAAACCCAGATTGTGGAGGACAATGAGATTAATAATCTGTCGAGTACCCTAGTGGAACACATGAAAACAGAACCTGATGGAGAGGGCTACGGAGTACCAACGAGTGACCCACAGTTCCTGTTTGCAGTAAACGCACACTGTTCTGCAGCTCCGAGTGAAACCATGAGCCCTCCGCCACGGAAAACAAAGAGAGGGCGACCATTTAGGCATATAGGAACACTGTCTGAATTTATGAAGAGACGCGCCTCATACGAACGATTCCGATGCCATGTCTGTGGAAAGGGGTTCCCAGCAAGGAAGGGTCTGGGAGACCACATGACGACTCATACAGGGGAGAGACCACACAGCTGTCACCTTTGTGGGAAAGGTTTCAAAGTGAAGAGTCATCTGAACGAGCATATCCgagttcacacaggagagaaaccgttcgTCTGCCCAGTCTGCGGGAAAGCGTTCAGGCAGGACGCTCATATGAAAGGACATTTGAGGAGGACTCACAAGGAGAACCCGTACCGATGCCATGACTGTGGCGAAAGCTTCAGTCAGATGGGAGAGCTGCAAGTGCATAGGACAGTGGCCTGTGGTCCGATTGTCCTGGGCCTTTGA